The window CATAGGGAATGCCGGGGCGGGAAAGCTTCCCAAATACCGCCGGGGCATTTTTCTGCAAAGCCAGGTTATAAAGCATGCGCCCGGTGCTGAACAAACCGCTGTTACATGAGGATAATGCCGCGGTCATGACCACGAAGTTAATAATGCCGGCGGCAGCTGGAATGCCGATCTTGGAGAAGGTTAATACAAAGGGGCTGCCCTTGGTGCCTATTTCATTCCAGGGATAAATGGACATGATCACCAGCAGGGCACCAACGTAGAAAATCAAAATCCGCCAGAGCACCTTGTCAATGGCAGCGGGAATGATTTTTTCCGGGTTCTGGGCTTCACCGGCGGTGACACCAATAAGCTCCACCCCCAGATAGGCAAACATTACCATTACCAGGGCCATAACTACCCCGCTAAAGCCGTGGGGGAAGAAGCCACCATGGGACCACAGGTTGCTTATACCTACGGGCACGCCCTGATTGCCGAAACCGAAGAAAATCATGCCCGCACCCAGGACAATCATGGCAATGATGGTCACCACTTTAATCAGCGCGAACCAGAACTCAAATTCACCATAAGCCTTCACGTTGATCAGGTTGACCAGGGTCATGGCCACCAGGGCAATTAAAGCCGGTATCCACTGGGGCACCTGGGGCAACCAGAACTGCACGTAAATCCCTACGGCGGTTATCTCGGCCATACAGGTGACCACCCACATAAACCAGTAAGTCCACCCGGTCACGTGGCCGGCCAGAGGACCTAAAAAGGCGTTGGCGTAGGCACTGAAGGAACCAGCCACCGGATAGGCTACTGCCAGTTCACCCAAAGCTCGCATGATGATAAAGATCGCCACTCCGCCGATCAAGTAAGAGAGGGCAAGGGCCGGACCTGCCGTTTTAATTGCCGTTGCCGAACCTAAAAACAGTCCCACGCCAATGGCCCCACCAATGGCAATAAGCTGAATGTGCCTTTCCTTCAGGCCGCGGTGCAAACCTTCGGCATTTTTGTCCAGCATAAAACTACCTCCTTGTTGTAAGTAAAAGTAGTTGGCACCAGCCGTTTTAAAATCAATTATTTTTTTTACCATTCACCCCCCACCCAGTAAAAAATGGTTGGAACCTGTTGTTTGGAATTCCCTGACTGGTAAGACTTAAATCAGATTTTCGACAATTTATCCCCCTGCCCTTGACAGTTCTAATACCACTCTTTGCGTATTTTTGACCAGTAAATTTCATGTACCAGGGAAAGCATTAATATTTTGTCCAACAGTGTTGTATTTTTGCCTTACTAATTCAACAAACCCGTTTTGGTAACCGGCTTAATGTGACCATCAATGTGCCAGCGGCCCTGCAGGAATTACCGGTACCCTTTTTAAGCCTGCAGCCCCTGGTAGAAAATGCCTGCATCCACGGGCTGGAACCTAAAGAGGGGCCGGGACACCTGATCATTACCGGGGAAATCGAGGATGGGATCTGCGAAATCAGTGTTACCGATGACGGCGTGGGCATTCCCCGGGAAGTACTGGCTGCTTTCAATGATAGTAATCAAGCCGGAACGGATAAGCCGCGGGGAATTGGTCTTAAGAATGTGGACGAAAGGTTGAAGCTCTATTTCGGTCCTCATACGGCGTTTCCCTGGATAGCCGCCCGGGTTGGACAAGGGTATGTTTGAAATTGCCTCCAGATCACATCTCATAGGACAATCCCGGGCCAGCAAAAGGCGTAACCGGAGCACCTTATTTTTTTCACCGTAGGGGAAGTGATTTATGTGTACAAAATCCTGTTAGCCGAGGACGAAGAACTGGAACGCAGATTTTTACGCCACCTGGTGGAAAATGCCGGCCTCCCCCTGGTCGTGGCCGGTGAGGCCACAAACGGCAGGGAAGCGGTGGAACTGGCTGAACTTCTCCAGCCTGAAATCATCTTCATGGACATCAAAATGCCTGGAACGGATGGCCTCGCGGCCACCA is drawn from Desulfofundulus luciae and contains these coding sequences:
- a CDS encoding amino acid permease, whose translation is MLDKNAEGLHRGLKERHIQLIAIGGAIGVGLFLGSATAIKTAGPALALSYLIGGVAIFIIMRALGELAVAYPVAGSFSAYANAFLGPLAGHVTGWTYWFMWVVTCMAEITAVGIYVQFWLPQVPQWIPALIALVAMTLVNLINVKAYGEFEFWFALIKVVTIIAMIVLGAGMIFFGFGNQGVPVGISNLWSHGGFFPHGFSGVVMALVMVMFAYLGVELIGVTAGEAQNPEKIIPAAIDKVLWRILIFYVGALLVIMSIYPWNEIGTKGSPFVLTFSKIGIPAAAGIINFVVMTAALSSCNSGLFSTGRMLYNLALQKNAPAVFGKLSRPGIPYVGILVSSAFLLVGVVLNYLVPAKVFIYITSVATIGALYIWGIILVVQMKFRQSLSPEEFAKVTYRTPLWPYASWVALAFLAFVLVLMAFDSGTRVALYVGPVWFVLAVASYYFFGLHRRTPECRGVFQPTPAKKIARKQY
- a CDS encoding sensor histidine kinase, whose product is MTINVPAALQELPVPFLSLQPLVENACIHGLEPKEGPGHLIITGEIEDGICEISVTDDGVGIPREVLAAFNDSNQAGTDKPRGIGLKNVDERLKLYFGPHTAFPWIAARVGQGYV
- a CDS encoding response regulator: MYKILLAEDEELERRFLRHLVENAGLPLVVAGEATNGREAVELAELLQPEIIFMDIKMPGTDGLAATRTIKEKNPALEVIIITAHGEFSYSQQAIKYKVADYLLKPV